The stretch of DNA AATAGCACCAATTATGGACAATTGGGGGTGCCAATCAGGAGAGACCCCATGGCTGACACCCTCGCCGCCGCCCTTCCCGGCCTGACGCTGGATCGCACAAGCGACGTGCCGCTGCACGCACAGCTGGCGCAGGCCCTGCGGACTGCGATCCTCACCGGACAGGCCTCCCCCGGCACAAGACTGCCCGCAACCCGCAATTTGGCAGCAGAACTCGGCCTTGGCCGCAACACCGTTGCCGATGCGTACGACCAGTTGACAGCCGAGGGGTATCTTGAAGCCCGCGTTGGCTCCGGCACCCGCGTGGCATCCATTGCCCCGGACGCCTTTCTGGCAACCGGTGCCTCATCAGATGAAGCAGACACAGCACCACCGCCGCCGCTCTCCCGGCGCGGCGATGCTCTTGCGGCTGCCATTCGTCCTGTCCCGCCACCGCCGGGCCGGTTCGGCTATGCCTTTCAGCCCGGCATCCCCGCTTTTGACGCTTTCCCCTATGCAAGCTGGACACGGCTGGCCGCCCGCGCCGCCAAAAACATGAAGGCCGTGGGCGATTACTCCCACCCCGAAGGTCAACCGGAGTTGCGCGCTGCCATTGCCGCGCATGTGAAGCTGGCCCGCGGCGTGGTGTGCGAGCCGGATCAGATCATCATTACGGCGGGCGCACAGGCGGGCCTCGACCTGGCCGCACGGCTGTTGGTCGACCCCGGTGACAATGCGTGGATTGAAGACCCGGGCTATGCCGGCGCCCGCGGTGCCCTGATCGGTGCCGGGGCAACACTGGTGCCTGTGCCCGTCGATGAAGAAGGCATGGATATTGCCGCCGCCCGCAAGCTGCGCAAGCGGCCCCGACTGATTTACGTCACGCCCTCACACCAGTTCCCGCTCGGCGTCACCATGTCCCTGCCACGTCGGCTGGACCTTCTGGATCTGGCAGATGACGCAGATGCCTGGGTCATCGAGGACGATTACGACAGCGAGTACCGCTATCAGGGCCGTCCGCTATCATCTCTGCAGGGTCTCGATGGCGGCAGGCGCGTGCTCTATGTGGGCACCTTCTCCAAGACCTTCTTCCCCAGCCTGCGCATTGGCTATCTGATTGTCCCCGCAGCTCATGCTCAAGCATTCCGCAATGCCATTCGCAATACCGGACACTCTGCCCCGGGTCTGCCGCAGCTGGCACTTGCTGCATTTCTGGAAGGCGGACACTACGAGGCCCACGCGCGGCGGATGCGCAAACTCTATGATTCCCGCAGGCTGGCCGTGCTTGCCGCTCTTGAGGAGTTGGCACCAAGAACCCTGACGCCGCAAGTGCGAGAAGCAGGCATGCAGATGCCCGCTCTGCTGCGTTCCAACCGCAACGATCAGGCCATTGCAGCAGACCTGGCAAAAGACGGAATCGCAGCAGGTTCCCTGAGCCGCTACACGCTGGACGACAAGAACCTGCGTCAGGGATTGCTGCTGGGCTTTGCCGCCGTGGAAGAGCGGCATATCAGCCCTGCAATGCATCAACTTGTGAGCCACCTCAACGGTTCATAGCCTGCGCGCTCCTGTTTCGCGGAGGGAGGCTCGGCCATGACGTATCGGCTCTATCACATGCAATCGTCCGGCAATTGCTGGAAACCTCGCGTAGCCCTGCATCAGCTCGGCCATGCGTTTGAGCTGATCGACATCGACAT from Pyruvatibacter sp. HU-CL02332 encodes:
- a CDS encoding PLP-dependent aminotransferase family protein; the protein is MADTLAAALPGLTLDRTSDVPLHAQLAQALRTAILTGQASPGTRLPATRNLAAELGLGRNTVADAYDQLTAEGYLEARVGSGTRVASIAPDAFLATGASSDEADTAPPPPLSRRGDALAAAIRPVPPPPGRFGYAFQPGIPAFDAFPYASWTRLAARAAKNMKAVGDYSHPEGQPELRAAIAAHVKLARGVVCEPDQIIITAGAQAGLDLAARLLVDPGDNAWIEDPGYAGARGALIGAGATLVPVPVDEEGMDIAAARKLRKRPRLIYVTPSHQFPLGVTMSLPRRLDLLDLADDADAWVIEDDYDSEYRYQGRPLSSLQGLDGGRRVLYVGTFSKTFFPSLRIGYLIVPAAHAQAFRNAIRNTGHSAPGLPQLALAAFLEGGHYEAHARRMRKLYDSRRLAVLAALEELAPRTLTPQVREAGMQMPALLRSNRNDQAIAADLAKDGIAAGSLSRYTLDDKNLRQGLLLGFAAVEERHISPAMHQLVSHLNGS